The Miscanthus floridulus cultivar M001 chromosome 7, ASM1932011v1, whole genome shotgun sequence genome includes a region encoding these proteins:
- the LOC136465541 gene encoding uncharacterized protein — MAVVDAPEVIDATLSTAEERTSSPAEVPGVVRAAVQPWSPPKVPQAMVEEDEVMEIERAAPEPQSVRILRKCREEVVVVEEENTTREIKRLKSAIAGVMTQIEGIARTADQRHQLIKRMEPLAEENKILREALSLLEKIIQRAQRERDLAESNSWDLEPQNGVLSERLMASSKQLKKTSEELAIVSKELKKMSEQLSKKNGELNKQDVELDQLRQTIKQIRQEKTKESERADKLAKELKDYQHKTKAQFDVLVQEAKVQKDNFNTITATIKPVLDYVDVELAPRPDGRQQGLDTIVQRCKAAWENFKNFNRDTVLTAATHALAVVQSHYPSVDI; from the exons ATGGCTGTTGTTGATGCACCAGAGGTTATAGATGCGACTCTATCAACTGCTGAGGAGCGAACGTCGTCACCCGCAGAGGTGCCAGGAGTGGTCAGAGCGGCGGTCCAACCATGGAGCCCCCCGAAGGTGCCTCAAGCAAtggtggaggaggatgaggtcATGGAGATTGAGCGTGCCGCGCCTGAGCCCCAGTCCGTCCGGATTCTCCGGAAATGCagggaagaggtggtagtcgtcgaggaagaaaacaccactagagagataaagaggttgaaatccgccaTCGCTGGAgtaatgactcaaatcgag gggatagctcggacagccgaccaacggcaccaactgataaagaggatggagcccctcgccgaggaaaataagatactccggGAGGCTTTAAGTCTATTGGAGAAAATTATTCagagggcccagcgtgagcgggaccttgcggagtcgaaTTCATGGGACCTTGAACCTCAAaatggggttctgtccgagcgacTAATGGCTTCGTCCAAGCAGCTAAAGAAGACATCCGAGGAGCTGGCAATTGTATCCAAGGAACTTAAGAagatgtccgagcagttgagcaagaaaaacggGGAACTCAATA agcaagatgtaGAACTCGACCAGCTTCGCCAAACCATCAAacaaatccgacaagagaaaaCAAAAGAGTCGGAGCGAGCCGACAAACTGGCCaaagaattgaaag attatcaacataaaaccaaggcacagttcgatgtgctggtgcaagaagccaaagtccagaaggacaacttcaacactataactgccACAATAAAACCAGTGCTGGACTACGTCGATGTTGAACTGGCGCCCCGtcctgatggtaggcagcaagggctagacaccatcgttcagagatgcaaggcagcgtgggagaacttcaaaaacttcaatcGCGACaccgttttgaccgccgctactcatgcccttgcggtggttcagtcccattatccgtccgtcgacatctag